One Thalassotalea sediminis DNA segment encodes these proteins:
- a CDS encoding STAS/SEC14 domain-containing protein, translated as MTLNAHGMTIGLERTGDEFFISLKPTGKLTHEDYQAVIPIIESALEKVISPKVDVFVDASAFQGWELRAAWDDFVFGLKYNNEFRKVAIYGHKDWLETISKIGNWFVKGEVKHFDDAIKALEWLAEV; from the coding sequence ATGACACTTAACGCCCACGGCATGACAATTGGTTTAGAACGCACTGGTGATGAATTTTTTATCTCTTTAAAGCCAACTGGCAAACTTACCCATGAAGACTACCAAGCGGTGATCCCCATCATAGAATCAGCACTAGAAAAGGTAATATCACCTAAAGTAGACGTTTTTGTTGATGCTTCAGCTTTTCAAGGATGGGAACTCAGAGCAGCATGGGACGATTTTGTTTTTGGTTTAAAATACAATAACGAATTTAGAAAAGTGGCCATATATGGTCATAAAGACTGGCTAGAAACTATCTCGAAAATTGGCAACTGGTTTGTTAAAGGCGAAGTAAAGCATTTTGATGATGCGATAAAGGCGCTCGAATGGCTAGCTGAGGTATAG